A part of Aegilops tauschii subsp. strangulata cultivar AL8/78 chromosome 2, Aet v6.0, whole genome shotgun sequence genomic DNA contains:
- the LOC109748379 gene encoding probable glucuronosyltransferase Os04g0650300: MKLPLSAGSPDAAPEMAKPSLPATWLILHALFCATSMAVGFRFSRLVVFLLFLPTPPMNPSAHLVSLVTPPVMLASSNATATITTTTTTTTTVTTTTTVAESEAGANAHHQVHHGPVFVGRHAIRVRKWPHPNPGELLKAHSILAAVQEAQRRSRNRLADPLRPVIAVTPTTTSALQAPSLTSLAHTLRLVDAPLRWIVVEPGHRTDAVAAVLARSGLDFLHLVASDGASTARLRMHALREVRKEKMDGVVVFADENGILRTELFDEAQKVKSVGAVPVGILGEDEGTKESFLQAPACDEAGKLVGYHVSEETLLPAARSDMLLSTRLEWAGFVVNARVLWEGTAERPEWVRDLDAVDGGAHLDSPLALVTDAGQVEPLARCAQAALAWSLRSDALHEVKFPHEWKFDAPLVSAASRQQSSVVNTEDGH, encoded by the exons ATGAAGCTCCCGCTGTCGGCGGGGTCGCCCGACGCGGCGCCGGAGATGGCCAAGCCGTCGCTGCCGGCGACGTGGCTCATCCTGCACGCGCTCTTCTGCGCCACCTCCATGGCCGTCGGCTTCCGCTTCTCGCGCctcgtcgtcttcctcctcttcctgCCCACGCCGCCCATGAACCCCTCCGCGCACCTCGTCTCCCTCGTCACCCCGCCCGTCATGCTCGCCAGCTCCAACGCCACCGCCACCATCACTACTACTACTACGACCACCACCACCGTCACGACGACGACCACGGTGGCTGAGAGCGAGGCCGGAGCCAACGCGCACCACCAGGTCCACCACGGCCCGGTCTTCGTCGGCCGCCACGCCATCCGCGTCCGCAAGTGGCCGCACCCGAACCCCGGCGAGCTCCTCAAGGCCCACAGCATCCTCGCCGCCGTCCAGGAAGCGCAGCGCCGCAGCCGCAACCGGTTGGCCGACCCGCTCAGGCCCGTGATTGCCGTCACCCCGACCACCACCTCCGCGCTCCAGGCGCCGTCGCTCACGTCCCTGGCGCACACCCTCCGCCTCGTCGACGCCCCGCTCAGGTGGATCGTCGTCGAGCCTGGCCACCGtaccgacgccgtcgccgccgtgcTCGCCCGCTCCGGCCTCGACTTCCTCCACCTCGTCGCCTCCGACGGCGCCTCCACCGCGCGCCTGCGAATGCACGCCCTCAG GGAGGTACGGAAGGAGAAGATGGACGGCGTGGTGGTGTTCGCGGACGAGAACGGCATCCTCCGGACGGAGCTGTTCGACGAGGCGCAGAAGGTCAAGTCCGTGGGCGCCGTGCCGGTGGGCATTCTGGGCGAGGACGAAGGCACCAAGGAGTCCTTCCTGCAGGCGCCGGCCTGCGACGAGGCCGGGAAGCTGGTGGGCTACCACGTCTCGGAGGAGACGCTGCTGCCGGCGGCGCGGAGCGACATGCTGCTGTCCACCCGGCTGGAGTGGGCCGGGTTCGTGGTGAACGCGCGGGTGCTCTGGGAGGGCACGGCGGAGCGGCCCGAGTGGGTGCGCGACCTGGACGCCGTGGACGGCGGCGCGCACCTGGACAGCCCGCTGGCGCTGGTCACCGACGCCGGCCAGGTGGAGCCGCTCGCCAGATGCGCCCAGGCGGCGCTGGCGTGGTCGCTCCGGTCAGACGCTCTGCATGAAGTCAAGTTCCCGCATGA GTGGAAATTTGATGCTCCTCTAGTAAGCGCCGCTTCGCGTCAGCAGAGCAGCGTAGTAAATACTGAAGATGGTCACTAG